A single Polyodon spathula isolate WHYD16114869_AA chromosome 6, ASM1765450v1, whole genome shotgun sequence DNA region contains:
- the ggps1 gene encoding geranylgeranyl pyrophosphate synthase isoform X2, with translation MLHNASLLIDDIEDNSKLRRGFPVAHSIYGIPSVINSANYVYFLGLERVLTLQHPQAVHVFTRQLLELHRGQGLDIHWRDTYTCPTEQEYRNMVLQKTGGLFGLAVGLMQLFSSYRRDLKPLLDTLGLFFQIRDDYANLSSKEYSENKSFCEDLTEGKFSFPTIHAIWTCPESTQVQNILRQRTENVDIKRYCVDYLEKVGSFAYTRQTLRELEAESYRLIKDLGGNPELESLMQQLSKMFKEN, from the coding sequence ATGCTGCACAATGCAAGCCTGCTAATCGACGACATCGAAGATAACTCCAAACTCAGACGGGGCTTCCCGGTGGCTCACAGCATCTATGGCATCCCCTCTGTCATCAACTCTGCCAACTACGTCTACTTCCTGGGGCTGGAGAGGGTGCTCACTCTGCAGCACCCGCAGGCTGTGCATGTCTTCACCAGACAGCTACTGGAGCTCCACCGTGGCCAGGGCCTGGATATCCACTGGCGGGACACCTACACCTGTCCCACGGAGCAGGAGTACCGCAACATGGTTCTACAGAAGACTGGAGGGCTCTTTGGTCTGGCTGTGGGGCTCATGCAGCTCTTTTCCAGCTATCGTCGGGACTTGAAGCCCCTGCTCGACACCCTGGGCCTTTTCTTCCAGATTCGGGATGACTATGCCAACCTGAGCTCCAAAGAGTACAGTGAGAACAAGAGCTTCTGCGAGGACCTGACCGAGGGCAAGTTCTCCTTCCCGACCATCCACGCCATCTGGACGTGCCCCGAGAGCACTCAGGTACAAAACATCTTGAGGCAGCGCACAGAGAATGTGGACATCAAACGCTACTGTGTGGACTACCTGGAGAAGGTGGGATCCTTCGCTTACACCCGGCAGACCCTACGTGAGCTGGAGGCTGAATCCTACAGGTTGATCAAAGACCTGGGGGGTAACCCCGAGCTGGAGAGCCTAATGCAGCAGCTAAGCAAAATGTTCAAAGAAAATTAA